One segment of Streptomyces sp. YIM 121038 DNA contains the following:
- a CDS encoding VWA domain-containing protein translates to MTAAISLRKVEETAPALVSLYKTAGASVRAHGLAGERAAVYLVVDHSGSMRPYYKDGSVQALADRVLGLSAHLDDDGVVPTVFFSTDVDAVAEVELARHHGRIEEIARGLGHMGKTNYHLAMDAVIEHYLDAVEHARSTGGGPPAPALVVFQTDGGPLDKAAAERYLCKAAKLPMFWTFIGFGDPGSRQFDYLRRLDDLAVPQRRAVDNAGFFHAGEKPRAVPDDVLYDRLVGEFPRWLKAARELGIVAPRAL, encoded by the coding sequence ATGACCGCGGCGATCAGCCTGCGCAAGGTCGAGGAGACGGCACCCGCCCTCGTCAGCCTCTACAAGACGGCGGGCGCCTCCGTGCGCGCGCACGGCCTGGCGGGCGAGCGGGCCGCCGTCTATCTGGTGGTCGACCACTCCGGCTCCATGCGGCCGTACTACAAGGACGGCAGCGTCCAGGCGCTCGCCGACCGCGTCCTCGGCCTGTCCGCGCACCTGGACGACGACGGCGTCGTGCCCACCGTGTTCTTCTCCACGGACGTGGACGCCGTCGCCGAGGTCGAACTGGCCCGCCACCACGGCCGGATCGAGGAGATCGCCCGCGGCCTCGGCCACATGGGCAAGACCAACTACCACCTGGCCATGGACGCCGTCATCGAGCACTACCTGGACGCGGTGGAGCACGCGCGGAGCACGGGCGGCGGCCCGCCCGCGCCCGCGCTCGTCGTCTTCCAGACCGACGGCGGGCCCCTCGACAAGGCCGCCGCCGAGCGGTACTTGTGCAAGGCCGCGAAGCTGCCGATGTTCTGGACGTTCATCGGGTTCGGCGACCCCGGAAGCAGGCAGTTCGACTATCTGCGGCGCCTGGACGACCTGGCCGTGCCCCAGCGGCGGGCCGTCGACAACGCCGGGTTCTTCCACGCGGGCGAGAAGCCGCGCGCGGTGCCCGACGACGTCCTGTACGACCGCCTGGTGGGGGAGTTCCCGCGCTGGCTGAAGGCGGCGCGGGAGCTCGGGATCGTCGCCCCGCGCGCGCTCTGA
- the hsaD gene encoding 4,5:9,10-diseco-3-hydroxy-5,9,17-trioxoandrosta-1(10),2-diene-4-oate hydrolase: protein MTSEMSGADLTREGTSRVAGAKGLRLRYHEAGPQDPAAPVLVMLHGGGPGASAWSTFGHLLPGFARHFRTLLVDQPGFGASDKPEPDRDFFSFSAAAVAALLDELGIARAHFAGTSLGGGACVRLALDHPDKADRLLLMAPGGLSLNVFSADPPEGVRRLIEFGAAPEPTREGMRAFLTTLVHDPSSVTDDLVEERYAAALDPEARRGAQRVGAAFARWPEGALLWREAHRVTRPTLLTWGREDRVNPLDGAFVALKAMPDARLHVFPRCGHLAFAERAEEFLRLAVDFLKGPA from the coding sequence GTGACGAGCGAGATGAGCGGGGCGGACCTCACGCGTGAGGGCACCTCGCGCGTGGCCGGGGCCAAGGGCCTGCGGCTGCGCTACCACGAAGCAGGCCCCCAGGACCCCGCCGCCCCCGTCCTGGTGATGCTGCACGGCGGCGGCCCCGGCGCCTCCGCCTGGTCGACCTTCGGGCACCTGCTGCCCGGCTTCGCCCGCCACTTCCGCACGCTCCTCGTCGACCAGCCCGGCTTCGGCGCGTCCGACAAGCCCGAGCCGGACCGGGACTTCTTCTCCTTCAGCGCCGCCGCCGTCGCCGCGCTCCTCGACGAACTGGGCATCGCCCGCGCCCACTTCGCGGGCACCTCGCTCGGCGGCGGCGCCTGCGTGCGCCTGGCCCTCGACCACCCGGACAAGGCCGACAGGCTGCTGCTGATGGCGCCCGGCGGCCTCTCCCTGAACGTCTTCTCCGCCGACCCGCCCGAAGGCGTACGACGGCTCATCGAGTTCGGCGCGGCGCCCGAGCCGACGCGCGAGGGGATGCGGGCGTTCCTGACGACCCTCGTCCACGACCCGTCGTCGGTCACCGACGACCTCGTCGAGGAGCGGTACGCCGCCGCCCTGGACCCGGAGGCCCGGCGCGGCGCCCAGCGCGTCGGCGCCGCGTTCGCCCGGTGGCCCGAGGGCGCGCTGCTGTGGCGCGAGGCGCACCGCGTCACCCGGCCGACGCTCCTGACCTGGGGGCGCGAGGACCGTGTGAACCCGCTCGACGGCGCGTTCGTCGCCCTGAAGGCCATGCCTGACGCGCGCCTGCACGTCTTCCCGCGCTGCGGCCACCTGGCCTTCGCCGAGCGGGCCGAGGAGTTCCTGCGCCTGGCCGTCGACTTCCTGAAGGGCCCGGCATGA
- a CDS encoding chitosanase has translation MKRAGLLLLAVVPLTLTAVACSEDAGKDRPAAARPYDEDGSPADRRTDDERLAKLPAGLAAPAKKELAMRLVASAENSTLDWRGQYGYVEDIGDGRGYTAGIIGFCTGTHDLLELVEDYTKARPDNGLARFLPALRAVDGSDSHAGLGRPFTRAWAREARVTAFQRAQDAVRDRLYFDPAVRAAKLDGLGTLGQFVYYDAMVMHGPGTGPKAFYGLRDAARRKAKTPTDGGPEKTYLDTFLDVRRTLMKTEKSHHDTTRIDTAQRRFLREGNLDLRPPLTWQVYGETYRTGAP, from the coding sequence ATGAAACGCGCTGGTCTGCTTCTTCTCGCGGTCGTCCCCCTCACCCTCACCGCGGTCGCGTGCTCCGAGGACGCCGGGAAGGACAGGCCCGCCGCCGCGCGGCCGTACGACGAGGACGGTTCCCCGGCCGACCGGCGCACGGACGACGAGCGGCTGGCGAAGCTGCCTGCGGGGCTCGCGGCGCCCGCGAAGAAGGAGCTCGCGATGCGGCTCGTCGCGAGCGCGGAGAACTCCACGCTCGACTGGCGCGGCCAGTACGGCTACGTCGAGGACATAGGCGACGGCCGCGGCTACACCGCGGGCATCATCGGCTTCTGCACCGGCACCCATGACCTCCTGGAGCTCGTCGAGGACTACACGAAGGCCCGCCCGGACAACGGCCTGGCCCGTTTCCTGCCCGCCCTGCGCGCGGTCGACGGCAGCGACTCGCACGCGGGCCTGGGGCGGCCCTTCACGCGCGCGTGGGCGCGGGAGGCGCGCGTCACCGCCTTCCAGCGGGCGCAGGACGCGGTGCGCGACCGCCTCTACTTCGACCCGGCGGTCCGCGCCGCCAAGCTCGACGGGCTCGGCACGCTCGGGCAGTTCGTGTACTACGACGCGATGGTCATGCACGGCCCCGGCACCGGCCCGAAGGCCTTCTACGGCCTGCGCGACGCCGCGCGCAGGAAGGCGAAGACCCCCACGGACGGCGGCCCGGAGAAGACGTACCTCGACACCTTCCTCGACGTACGCCGCACCCTGATGAAGACCGAGAAGTCCCACCACGACACCACCCGCATAGACACAGCCCAGCGCCGCTTCCTGCGCGAGGGGAACCTGGACCTACGACCACCCCTGACGTGGCAGGTCTACGGGGAGACGTACCGAACGGGAGCGCCCTGA
- a CDS encoding carbohydrate ABC transporter permease — protein MSVRRTTLASRIGLPVAVIALLVFTLFPVYWMVSTALDPKAITRGSDLLPSGLTFDHFDFVFDRGNFGQYLLNSAIVGVATIAAAAVLSLFAAIAVARFKFKFRTSVLIMVLIVQMVPLEALVIPLFIQMRDFEMLNSLLGLSVVYIALSLPFAIWTLRGFVAAVPKEVEEAAYIDGASWFRMFWSVLLPLVAPGLVATSIFAFITAWNEFVFAYTFMKGSDKYTAAVGIFQFFGENTTSWGPVMASSTLVTLPVMIFFVIVHRRLGSGLAAGAVKG, from the coding sequence GTGAGTGTCCGCCGTACCACGCTCGCCTCACGCATCGGTCTGCCGGTCGCGGTGATCGCGCTCCTCGTCTTCACGCTGTTCCCCGTCTACTGGATGGTGTCCACGGCGCTGGACCCGAAGGCGATCACGCGCGGCTCGGACCTGCTGCCGAGCGGCCTGACGTTCGACCACTTCGACTTCGTCTTCGACCGGGGCAACTTCGGCCAGTACCTGCTGAACTCGGCGATCGTCGGCGTCGCCACGATCGCCGCGGCGGCCGTGCTCTCGCTGTTCGCGGCGATCGCGGTGGCCCGGTTCAAGTTCAAGTTCCGCACCTCCGTGCTGATCATGGTCCTGATCGTGCAGATGGTGCCGCTGGAGGCCCTCGTCATCCCGCTGTTCATCCAGATGCGGGACTTCGAGATGCTCAACTCGCTGCTCGGCCTCTCGGTCGTGTACATCGCGCTGTCGCTGCCGTTCGCGATCTGGACCCTGCGCGGCTTCGTCGCGGCGGTGCCCAAGGAGGTCGAGGAGGCGGCGTACATCGACGGCGCGTCCTGGTTCCGCATGTTCTGGTCCGTGCTGCTCCCGCTGGTCGCGCCGGGCCTGGTGGCCACCTCGATCTTCGCCTTCATCACGGCGTGGAACGAGTTCGTGTTCGCGTACACCTTCATGAAGGGCAGCGACAAGTACACGGCGGCCGTGGGCATCTTCCAGTTCTTCGGTGAGAACACCACCTCCTGGGGGCCCGTCATGGCCAGCTCCACGCTGGTCACGCTGCCGGTGATGATCTTCTTCGTGATCGTGCACCGCCGCCTCGGCTCCGGCCTCGCGGCCGGGGCCGTCAAGGGCTGA
- a CDS encoding sugar ABC transporter permease, producing MKDTLVSDGPEVTPSVRPQSDDGGAEAARRRKKLVTLTRPWLLLTPALIVLVGLLLWPLIQVGKLSLQDYKVKFGGGEGTYIGFDHYKDLLTGDLLWKTVLPNTVFFAFACVGLTVALGTLVALLLNRLGPTWKLICSVSILAAWAMPAVTGTYVWIWLFQPQDGMVSQVADSLGLIDAETTNWFTERLPFYGIATINVVHHGFPFVAITVLAGLLTIPKELYEAGEIDGANAWQRFWKITVPSIRPVFLVVTILSTIWDFKVFTQVFLMPGGSGSNPDVYNLGVYSYIEAFAKNDYGTGAAAAVLLTVLLLVITVIYIRTLFRQGEEEL from the coding sequence GTGAAAGACACGCTCGTCAGTGACGGGCCGGAGGTCACGCCTTCGGTCCGCCCGCAATCCGACGACGGTGGCGCCGAAGCCGCGCGCCGCCGCAAGAAACTGGTCACTCTCACCCGGCCCTGGCTGCTGCTCACGCCCGCGCTGATCGTGCTCGTGGGGCTGCTCCTGTGGCCCCTGATCCAGGTCGGCAAGCTGTCGCTGCAGGACTACAAGGTCAAGTTCGGCGGCGGCGAGGGCACGTACATCGGGTTCGACCACTACAAGGACCTGCTGACCGGCGACCTGCTGTGGAAGACGGTCCTGCCGAACACGGTGTTCTTCGCGTTCGCCTGCGTCGGTCTGACCGTCGCGCTCGGGACGCTCGTGGCCCTGCTGCTCAACCGGCTCGGCCCGACGTGGAAGCTGATCTGCTCGGTGTCCATCCTGGCCGCGTGGGCGATGCCCGCGGTCACCGGAACGTATGTGTGGATCTGGCTGTTCCAGCCGCAGGACGGCATGGTCAGCCAGGTCGCGGACTCGCTCGGCCTGATCGACGCGGAGACCACCAACTGGTTCACCGAGCGGCTGCCGTTCTACGGGATCGCGACGATCAACGTCGTGCACCACGGCTTCCCGTTCGTCGCGATCACCGTGCTCGCCGGGCTGCTCACCATCCCGAAGGAGCTGTACGAGGCGGGCGAGATCGACGGCGCCAACGCCTGGCAGCGGTTCTGGAAGATCACCGTGCCGAGCATCAGGCCGGTCTTCCTGGTGGTGACCATCCTGTCCACCATCTGGGACTTCAAGGTCTTCACCCAGGTCTTCCTGATGCCGGGAGGCAGCGGCTCCAATCCGGACGTCTACAACCTCGGCGTCTACTCGTACATCGAGGCCTTCGCCAAGAACGACTACGGCACGGGCGCCGCGGCCGCGGTCCTGCTGACGGTGCTGCTGCTCGTGATCACCGTCATCTACATCCGTACGCTGTTCCGGCAGGGGGAGGAGGAACTGTGA
- a CDS encoding sugar ABC transporter substrate-binding protein, translating to MKRRVIAAGCIALTLGLTATACGDDGGKGGKTEGKGKTLTVWIMEGTNPDPRPFFKEVGAAFEKKTGAKIKVEYQQWATAQKKFTTAIEGGEDQVPDVAEVGTTWVPQFAETGALVDVSDDLKKSGLSNDLVEGLKDAGTLDGKQYGMPWYAGVRSIVYRKDVFAKHNLKPPTTWKELQETAKTLKEKEPDKIAFPVAGGAEMFATAFVWGAGGELATQQGDKWKSAINSPEAVKGLTYYTDLARKDKVSPAKVNTWTEKEVGDAWNKGEISMSVGGNWTPKAIIEANPKLKGKLGAVPIPGQNGGMSKSFLGGSYLSAFNTDKKELAWELVKLMTTGEFAAKWAKQTNYFPGQNSELKKIEAQKDPLVEPFAKQMIEAGATVPKTKAYGEIQASQVITGMVQSILTGKSSVQEAADKAAKDMDDIFAKDK from the coding sequence ATGAAGCGACGTGTCATCGCGGCGGGTTGTATCGCCCTGACGCTCGGTCTGACCGCAACCGCGTGCGGCGATGACGGCGGCAAGGGCGGCAAGACCGAGGGCAAGGGCAAGACCCTCACCGTCTGGATCATGGAGGGGACCAACCCCGACCCCCGGCCCTTCTTCAAGGAGGTCGGCGCGGCCTTCGAGAAGAAGACCGGCGCCAAGATCAAGGTCGAGTACCAGCAGTGGGCCACCGCCCAGAAGAAGTTCACGACGGCCATCGAGGGCGGCGAGGACCAGGTCCCGGACGTCGCCGAGGTCGGCACGACGTGGGTGCCGCAGTTCGCCGAGACCGGCGCGCTCGTCGACGTCTCCGACGACCTGAAGAAGTCGGGCCTGTCGAACGACCTGGTGGAGGGCCTGAAGGACGCGGGCACCCTGGACGGCAAGCAGTACGGCATGCCGTGGTACGCGGGTGTGCGGTCCATCGTGTACCGCAAGGACGTCTTCGCGAAGCACAACCTGAAGCCGCCGACGACCTGGAAGGAGCTCCAGGAGACGGCGAAGACGCTCAAGGAGAAGGAGCCGGACAAGATCGCCTTCCCGGTGGCGGGCGGCGCGGAGATGTTCGCGACGGCCTTCGTCTGGGGCGCGGGCGGTGAACTCGCCACCCAGCAGGGCGACAAGTGGAAGTCCGCGATCAACTCGCCCGAGGCCGTGAAGGGCCTCACGTACTACACGGACCTGGCGCGGAAGGACAAGGTCTCCCCGGCCAAGGTCAACACCTGGACGGAGAAGGAGGTCGGCGACGCCTGGAACAAGGGCGAGATCTCCATGTCGGTCGGCGGCAACTGGACCCCCAAGGCCATCATCGAGGCGAACCCGAAGCTCAAGGGCAAGCTCGGCGCCGTGCCGATCCCCGGCCAGAACGGCGGCATGAGCAAGTCCTTCCTCGGCGGCTCGTACCTGTCCGCGTTCAACACGGACAAGAAGGAACTCGCCTGGGAGCTGGTCAAGTTGATGACCACCGGTGAGTTCGCCGCCAAGTGGGCCAAGCAGACCAACTACTTCCCCGGCCAGAACTCCGAGCTGAAGAAGATCGAGGCCCAGAAGGACCCGCTGGTCGAGCCGTTCGCGAAGCAGATGATCGAGGCCGGCGCCACCGTTCCGAAGACGAAGGCGTACGGAGAGATCCAGGCCTCGCAGGTCATCACCGGCATGGTCCAGTCGATCCTCACGGGCAAGTCGTCCGTCCAGGAGGCCGCGGACAAGGCGGCGAAGGACATGGACGACATCTTCGCCAAGGACAAGTAA
- a CDS encoding glutamate synthase subunit beta, giving the protein MADPKGFLNHGREVAKTRPVGERVQDWNEVYVPGSLLPIISQQASRCMDCGIPFCHNGCPLGNLIPEWNDYAYREDWSAASERLHATNNFPEFTGRLCPAPCESACVLGINQPAVTIKNVEVSIIDKAWETGDVAPQAPERLSGKTVAVIGSGPAGLAAAQQLTRAGHTVAVYERADRIGGLLRYGIPEFKMEKRHINRRIEQMRAEGTKFRTGVEVGRDIDAAKLRKRYDAVVIAAGATTARDLPVPGRELKGVYQAMEYLPLANKVQEGDYVTTPVSAAGKHVVVIGGGDTGADCVGTAHRQGAASVTQLEIMPRPGEERAAGQPWPTFPMLYKVTSAHEEGGERVYSVSTTHFEGDEDGNVQWLHLVEVAFVDGKLTQKPGTERRIPAQLVTLAMGFTGTDRENGLVDQFGIDLDERGNIARDGDFHTSVPGVFVAGDAGRGQSLIVWAIAEGRSAARGVDRFLTGASDLPAPIRPTDRSLTV; this is encoded by the coding sequence ATGGCTGACCCCAAGGGCTTTCTGAACCACGGCCGCGAGGTCGCCAAGACCCGCCCGGTCGGCGAGCGCGTCCAGGACTGGAACGAGGTCTACGTCCCGGGCTCGCTGCTCCCGATCATCTCCCAGCAGGCCTCGCGCTGCATGGACTGCGGCATCCCCTTCTGCCACAACGGCTGTCCGCTGGGGAACCTGATCCCCGAGTGGAACGACTACGCCTACCGCGAGGACTGGTCCGCGGCCTCCGAGCGGCTGCACGCCACGAACAACTTCCCGGAGTTCACCGGGCGGCTCTGCCCGGCCCCCTGCGAGTCCGCGTGCGTCCTCGGCATCAACCAGCCCGCCGTCACCATCAAGAACGTCGAAGTCTCGATCATCGACAAGGCGTGGGAGACGGGCGACGTGGCCCCGCAGGCGCCGGAGCGGCTGAGCGGCAAGACGGTCGCCGTCATCGGCTCGGGCCCGGCCGGTCTCGCCGCCGCCCAGCAGCTCACCCGGGCCGGTCACACGGTCGCCGTGTACGAGCGCGCGGACCGCATCGGCGGCCTCCTGCGCTACGGCATCCCCGAGTTCAAGATGGAGAAGCGGCACATCAACCGGCGCATCGAGCAGATGCGCGCGGAGGGCACGAAGTTCCGCACCGGCGTGGAGGTCGGCCGCGACATCGACGCGGCGAAGCTCCGCAAGCGGTACGACGCCGTGGTCATCGCGGCGGGCGCCACGACGGCCCGCGACCTGCCGGTGCCCGGCCGCGAGCTCAAGGGCGTGTACCAGGCCATGGAGTACCTGCCCCTGGCCAACAAGGTCCAGGAGGGCGACTACGTCACCACGCCCGTCTCCGCCGCGGGCAAGCACGTCGTCGTCATCGGCGGCGGCGACACCGGGGCGGACTGCGTGGGCACCGCGCACCGCCAGGGCGCGGCGTCCGTGACCCAGCTGGAGATCATGCCCCGGCCCGGCGAGGAGCGGGCCGCGGGACAGCCCTGGCCGACCTTCCCCATGCTGTACAAGGTGACCTCCGCCCACGAGGAGGGCGGCGAGCGCGTCTACTCCGTCTCCACGACCCACTTCGAGGGCGACGAGGACGGGAACGTGCAGTGGCTGCACCTGGTCGAGGTCGCCTTCGTGGACGGCAAGCTCACGCAGAAGCCGGGCACGGAGCGGCGCATTCCGGCGCAGCTCGTCACCCTCGCGATGGGCTTCACCGGTACGGACCGGGAGAACGGTCTGGTGGACCAGTTCGGCATCGACCTGGACGAGCGTGGCAATATTGCCCGTGACGGTGACTTCCACACCAGCGTGCCGGGCGTCTTCGTCGCCGGTGACGCGGGCCGTGGCCAGTCCCTGATCGTCTGGGCGATCGCCGAGGGGCGCTCGGCCGCGCGGGGAGTGGACCGCTTCCTCACCGGTGCGAGTGACCTTCCGGCCCCGATCCGTCCCACGGACCGGTCCCTGACGGTCTGA